In Haloimpatiens massiliensis, the following are encoded in one genomic region:
- the plsX gene encoding phosphate acyltransferase PlsX, with protein sequence MIIAVDGMGGDNAPDCIIKGSIEAINEFKDLTIIITGPEKVINEKLSVYNYPKERIIVLNAEEIITNNEHPVMAIRKKKNSSLAKALTLVKNKEADAVISAGSTGAFMAGSLFIVGRIKGIDRPAIAPVLPGKNGPSMLIDCGANAECKPVNLLQFAYMGDIYFKNILGIPNPTVGLINIGAEEEKGNTLTKETYKLLKETSLNFIGNVEPRDIPSGDVNVLVCDGFVGNTVLKMYEGVASTIFGTIKEEILSSTRTKIGGILLKPVFKNFKKKFDYKEYGGAAFLGVKGVCIKAHGSSDGKAIKNAISQAIKFANNEIIDKIKMQIENEKVQEENEKIEKHV encoded by the coding sequence ATGATAATAGCAGTGGATGGTATGGGTGGAGATAATGCACCAGATTGTATAATTAAAGGGTCTATAGAGGCTATTAATGAATTTAAAGATTTAACTATAATAATAACAGGTCCCGAGAAAGTTATTAATGAAAAACTTTCAGTATATAATTATCCAAAGGAAAGAATAATAGTCTTAAATGCAGAAGAGATAATTACTAACAATGAACATCCCGTAATGGCCATAAGAAAGAAAAAAAATTCAAGTTTAGCAAAGGCCTTAACTTTAGTAAAAAACAAAGAAGCAGATGCCGTAATCTCTGCAGGAAGTACAGGTGCTTTCATGGCGGGCTCTTTATTTATTGTAGGAAGAATTAAAGGAATAGATAGGCCGGCTATAGCACCAGTTTTACCAGGTAAAAATGGCCCTAGTATGCTTATAGATTGTGGTGCTAATGCAGAATGCAAGCCTGTAAACTTATTGCAATTTGCTTATATGGGAGATATATATTTTAAAAATATATTAGGAATACCTAATCCAACAGTAGGACTTATTAATATAGGTGCAGAAGAAGAAAAGGGAAATACCCTTACAAAAGAAACCTATAAACTTCTTAAAGAAACTTCTTTAAATTTTATAGGTAATGTGGAACCAAGGGATATACCTAGTGGAGATGTAAATGTACTAGTATGTGATGGCTTTGTAGGAAATACTGTTTTAAAGATGTATGAAGGCGTGGCATCTACTATATTTGGGACTATAAAAGAAGAAATATTAAGCTCTACTAGAACTAAAATTGGAGGAATACTTTTAAAGCCAGTTTTTAAGAATTTTAAGAAAAAATTTGACTACAAAGAATATGGTGGAGCTGCTTTTTTAGGAGTAAAGGGAGTATGCATTAAAGCTCACGGAAGCTCTGATGGTAAAGCTATCAAAAATGCTATATCTCAGGCTATTAAATTTGCCAATAATGAAATAATAGATAAAATTAAAATGCAGATAGAAAATGAAAAAGTGCAAGAAGAAAACGAAAAAATTGAAAAACACGTATAA
- a CDS encoding YceD family protein yields the protein MIINVSELIKNKVSSKKLNFVLDLCNFHDGNETIEVTKAINFNGVIKSFEEDLIVEGHVGGEIILTCSRCLEKFNYKLDLDFKETISTNSDDKDDDLIFIDNSKLNIDDIIISNIIMSLPLKRLCREDCKGLCQLCGTNLNYSNCNCKDEDVDPRLAKLKEFFSAN from the coding sequence ATGATAATCAATGTATCGGAACTAATAAAAAACAAAGTAAGTAGTAAAAAATTAAATTTTGTATTAGATTTATGTAATTTCCATGATGGCAATGAAACTATTGAAGTTACAAAGGCTATTAATTTTAATGGAGTAATAAAAAGCTTCGAAGAAGATCTAATCGTAGAGGGACATGTTGGAGGAGAAATTATTTTAACATGCTCTAGATGTTTAGAAAAATTTAACTATAAGTTAGATTTGGATTTTAAAGAGACAATATCAACAAATTCTGATGATAAAGATGATGATCTCATCTTTATTGATAATAGTAAGTTGAATATAGATGATATAATCATAAGTAATATCATCATGTCATTACCTTTAAAGAGACTTTGCAGAGAAGACTGTAAAGGCTTATGTCAACTTTGTGGAACTAATTTAAATTATTCAAATTGTAATTGCAAAGATGAGGATGTTGATCCTAGATTGGCTAAGCTAAAAGAATTTTTTTCTGCTAATTAA
- the rpmF gene encoding 50S ribosomal protein L32, with protein MGNPKSKISKSKRDSRRAQTFKLSAPGIVECPQCHEMKLAHRVCPNCGYYKNKEVVSTEK; from the coding sequence ATGGGTAATCCAAAATCAAAAATTTCAAAATCTAAAAGAGATTCAAGAAGAGCACAAACTTTCAAACTAAGTGCACCTGGAATAGTTGAATGTCCTCAATGTCACGAAATGAAACTTGCTCATAGAGTATGCCCAAACTGTGGATACTACAAAAATAAAGAAGTTGTTTCAACAGAAAAATAA
- the acpP gene encoding acyl carrier protein has translation MVFERVKKIIADQLSLDEEEVRIDSSFIDDLGADSLDIVELIMALEEEFDIEIPDESAEKVSTVGDVVEYIKQHVEE, from the coding sequence ATGGTATTCGAAAGAGTAAAAAAAATAATAGCTGATCAATTAAGCTTAGATGAGGAAGAAGTGAGAATAGACTCCTCTTTTATAGATGATTTAGGAGCTGATTCGCTAGATATAGTAGAACTTATAATGGCGCTAGAAGAAGAATTTGATATTGAAATTCCAGATGAATCTGCCGAAAAAGTTTCTACTGTAGGAGATGTTGTTGAATATATAAAACAACATGTAGAAGAGTAA
- the rnc gene encoding ribonuclease III, which yields MNALREDMLVELEEKIGLNFQNKNLLDVALTHSSYANHKKNAKYNERLEFLGDAVLELVISDFLFKKYKEKSEGELTKTRAMIVCENSLHSIAKNWDIGKYINMSKGEEMTGGRTRVSILADCIEAIIAAVYLEKGFEEVKSFILINFKENIHKALNNQIIMDHKTKLQEIMQQHGEVNIEYNLLKYEGPPHRRKFYIEVYINGKYLGKGDGYSKKEAEQNAAKEALNNLEVING from the coding sequence ATGAATGCTTTACGTGAAGACATGTTAGTGGAATTGGAAGAGAAAATAGGGCTTAATTTTCAAAATAAAAACTTACTAGATGTAGCATTAACCCATAGTTCTTATGCCAATCATAAAAAAAATGCAAAATACAATGAGAGACTTGAATTTTTAGGAGATGCGGTATTAGAACTTGTGATATCTGATTTCTTATTTAAAAAATATAAAGAAAAAAGTGAAGGCGAATTAACTAAAACAAGAGCCATGATAGTATGTGAAAACTCTCTTCACAGTATAGCCAAAAATTGGGATATAGGTAAATATATAAACATGAGCAAAGGTGAAGAAATGACTGGTGGAAGAACTAGAGTATCTATATTGGCAGATTGCATAGAAGCTATAATAGCTGCTGTTTATTTAGAAAAAGGATTTGAAGAAGTCAAAAGTTTTATACTGATAAATTTTAAAGAAAACATACATAAAGCATTAAACAATCAAATAATAATGGATCATAAAACAAAGCTACAAGAAATTATGCAGCAACATGGAGAAGTAAATATAGAATATAATTTATTAAAATATGAAGGACCACCTCATAGAAGAAAATTTTACATAGAAGTTTATATAAATGGAAAATATCTTGGTAAAGGTGATGGATATAGTAAAAAAGAAGCTGAGCAAAATGCGGCAAAAGAAGCTTTGAATAATTTGGAGGTTATAAATGGGTAA